The following proteins are co-located in the Clavibacter capsici genome:
- a CDS encoding putative immunity protein produces the protein MTDPPRPGRGGPDPGIHRALARWAGDCAERALAVFEEWDPTDARPRRALDVLRSWERGEVPMTECRAAAFAAHAAARDASRAGAPAATAAARAAGQAAAVAHMIEHSPHAATYAAMALGLHGSGASAREEERRRQWDALDPLLRPVGVPTGP, from the coding sequence ATGACCGATCCGCCGAGACCGGGCCGGGGCGGCCCGGATCCCGGGATCCACCGCGCCCTCGCCCGGTGGGCCGGGGACTGCGCCGAGCGCGCGCTCGCCGTGTTCGAGGAGTGGGACCCGACCGACGCCCGTCCCCGGCGGGCGCTCGACGTCCTGAGATCATGGGAGCGAGGCGAGGTCCCCATGACGGAGTGCCGCGCCGCGGCGTTCGCCGCCCATGCGGCCGCGCGCGACGCGAGCCGGGCCGGCGCCCCGGCAGCGACCGCCGCAGCACGAGCAGCCGGGCAGGCGGCCGCGGTCGCCCACATGATCGAGCACTCCCCGCACGCCGCCACCTACGCCGCGATGGCGTTGGGGCTGCACGGGTCCGGGGCGAGCGCCCGAGAGGAGGAGCGACGGCGGCAGTGGGACGCCCTCGACCCGCTCCTCCGACCCGTCGGCGTCCCGACGGGGCCCTGA
- a CDS encoding S9 family peptidase — MKTTDLDLLTSVSRPAVSPDGRLAVVSATRPRVHADAYTGQLWEVTTDGSRPPRRITRGFRDTAPRLSPDGAVIAFLRAEPKGPPQLHVVRAAGGEPIALTDELLGVGAFDWSPDGTRIVYAARVAEPGRYGSVEGVPAAAEPARRIRTTKYLANGLGWSTDRHVQLHLVAVPELDAEPFVAAAPSGYPDAADPAVRGEGADATPSAAERAGVGPVVRLTDDPVDHGSPRFSADGSEVLFVASRHAGRDDDLLAGAYAVAVPAAGETPAVVPEVRTIVSHEAGLGVVAVASVDGGRVYLLAQDLGETGVDFVARNTALYVLDDRDAAPRALTDAETIDLGGSDITVEDRDAVLVLNASRGTVQLLRVTVDGAVEALVDDQVEVTGVGVGGGAVVVALTDPRTHGDLALVRTDRAPDAGSALVRLTDFSAALRETGIRPLHELVVEGRDGYPVHGWVVLPEGEGPHPVLLVIHGGPYAAYGVHLFDEAQVYADAGYAVLLCNPRGAAGYGQEHGRVIKERMGTVDMHDVLDFLDGAIAVHDSIDGSRAGIMGGSYGGYLTAWTIAHEHRFQGAIVERGFLDPELFTGTSDIGTFFGEEYTGHDEETRRKQSPQAVAHQVTTPTFVVHSEDDLRCPLSQAERYHLALVRAGVETEMLVFPGEDHELSRSGRPRHRVQRFQAILDWWARHLPVDGGAR, encoded by the coding sequence ATGAAGACCACGGATCTCGACCTCCTCACCTCCGTCTCCCGCCCCGCCGTCTCGCCCGACGGCCGCCTCGCCGTCGTCTCGGCGACCCGGCCGCGGGTGCACGCCGACGCGTACACCGGTCAGCTGTGGGAGGTGACGACGGACGGATCCCGCCCCCCGCGGCGCATCACGCGCGGCTTCCGCGACACCGCGCCGCGGCTCTCGCCGGACGGCGCCGTGATCGCGTTCCTGCGCGCGGAGCCGAAGGGGCCGCCGCAGCTGCACGTCGTGCGGGCGGCCGGCGGCGAGCCCATCGCGCTGACGGATGAGCTCCTCGGGGTCGGCGCGTTCGACTGGTCGCCGGACGGCACCCGCATCGTCTACGCGGCGCGCGTCGCCGAGCCCGGGCGGTACGGCAGCGTCGAGGGCGTGCCGGCCGCCGCGGAGCCCGCCCGTCGGATCCGCACCACCAAGTACCTCGCCAACGGCCTCGGCTGGTCCACGGACCGGCACGTGCAGCTGCACCTCGTCGCGGTGCCGGAGCTCGACGCCGAGCCCTTCGTGGCCGCCGCGCCGTCCGGCTACCCCGACGCCGCGGATCCCGCCGTGCGCGGCGAGGGGGCGGACGCGACGCCGTCGGCCGCCGAGCGCGCGGGCGTCGGTCCGGTGGTCCGCCTCACCGACGATCCCGTCGACCACGGGTCGCCGCGGTTCTCGGCCGACGGGTCCGAGGTGCTCTTCGTCGCCTCGCGGCACGCGGGACGCGACGACGACCTGCTCGCCGGCGCGTACGCGGTCGCCGTGCCCGCCGCGGGCGAGACGCCCGCCGTCGTCCCCGAGGTGCGCACGATCGTCTCGCACGAGGCGGGGCTCGGCGTCGTCGCCGTGGCATCCGTCGACGGCGGGCGCGTCTACCTGCTCGCGCAGGACCTGGGGGAGACGGGCGTCGACTTCGTCGCCCGCAACACCGCGCTGTACGTGCTCGACGACCGCGACGCGGCGCCGCGCGCGCTCACCGACGCCGAGACGATCGACCTCGGCGGCAGCGACATCACCGTCGAGGACCGCGACGCCGTCCTCGTGCTCAACGCCTCGCGCGGCACCGTGCAGCTGCTGCGCGTCACCGTCGACGGCGCCGTCGAGGCGCTCGTGGACGACCAGGTCGAGGTCACGGGCGTCGGCGTCGGGGGAGGGGCCGTCGTGGTCGCCCTCACCGACCCGCGCACGCACGGCGACCTCGCGCTGGTGCGCACCGACCGCGCCCCCGACGCCGGATCCGCCCTCGTCCGGCTCACCGACTTCTCCGCCGCGCTGCGCGAGACGGGGATCCGCCCGCTGCACGAGCTCGTGGTGGAGGGACGGGACGGCTACCCGGTTCACGGCTGGGTCGTGCTGCCGGAGGGGGAGGGGCCGCATCCGGTCCTCCTCGTGATCCACGGCGGGCCCTACGCGGCGTACGGCGTGCACCTGTTCGACGAGGCGCAGGTCTACGCCGACGCCGGCTACGCGGTGCTGCTCTGCAACCCGCGCGGCGCCGCCGGATACGGCCAGGAGCACGGCCGGGTCATCAAGGAGCGCATGGGCACGGTGGACATGCACGACGTCCTCGACTTCCTCGACGGCGCGATCGCCGTGCACGACTCCATCGACGGCTCCCGCGCCGGCATCATGGGCGGCTCCTACGGCGGCTACCTCACGGCGTGGACCATCGCGCACGAGCACCGGTTCCAGGGCGCCATCGTGGAGCGCGGATTCCTCGACCCGGAGCTGTTCACCGGCACCTCGGACATCGGCACGTTCTTCGGCGAGGAGTACACGGGCCACGACGAGGAGACCCGGCGGAAGCAGAGCCCGCAGGCGGTCGCGCACCAGGTGACGACGCCCACGTTCGTCGTGCACTCCGAGGACGACCTGCGCTGCCCGCTGTCGCAGGCCGAGCGGTACCACCTGGCGCTCGTGCGCGCGGGCGTGGAGACCGAGATGCTCGTCTTCCCGGGCGAGGACCACGAGCTCAGCCGCTCCGGCCGGCCGCGTCACCGCGTGCAGCGGTTCCAGGCGATCCTCGACTGGTGGGCCCGGCACCTGCCGGTCGACGGCGGCGCGCGATGA
- a CDS encoding endo-1,4-beta-xylanase, which translates to MSIPRTTPSALADAGPPRPQQSSAARRPPRDRRRGLAALTALGLVVGAGALTAPAAQAVDAAPAPAGVGSDFESGTGAWAPRGDGVRIAPSTTAHTGSGSLLVTDRTQEWHGAALDVTSSLPVGQQVEVTVWARLAPGEEPASLKVSVQRDTGGGSGYDGVAGAAARVTADSWTELTGTYTLGGPVDKAQVYVEGTVGADFLIDDFQLGEAVATPVQTDIPALRDVLGARGIEHVGVAVDGRETVGAGADLVSRQFDAITPENAGKPESVQPEEGRFTFTQIDQLLDFADRTGTKVYYHVLFWHSQTPAWFFLDGERPLTDSPADQALLKARMEAHVKGIADHVAARYPDGGSPIWAMDVVNEVIDDGPNDNAHDMRDSRWYQVLGEGFVDEGFRLARAHFPGVKLFINDYNTELPTKRADYLELISALVARGVPIDGVGHQAHVDFARPVSWLRDSIRAVERIDTRLLQAITELDVNASNQNEGADVSGAPQDPYTPVYADDAQAAAEVGYYYRDLFQMIRQQSASIDSVTFWGVSNARSWLRTWPIARPWEQPLPFDDDLQAAPAYWGIVDPKQLPARPADLSAPRIADVDDITAVATKATGVRVPYALPSAIDTRDGNVRVVCAPPRSGIFPVGTTTVTCTAGDRAGNVRTSDFDVIVTRAGS; encoded by the coding sequence ATGAGCATTCCCCGCACCACCCCGTCCGCGCTCGCGGACGCTGGTCCTCCCCGCCCGCAGCAGAGCAGCGCGGCCCGCCGGCCCCCGCGCGACCGTCGCCGCGGCCTCGCCGCCCTCACCGCCCTCGGCCTCGTCGTGGGCGCGGGCGCCCTCACCGCGCCCGCGGCGCAGGCGGTGGACGCCGCCCCCGCGCCCGCGGGCGTCGGCTCCGACTTCGAGTCGGGCACCGGAGCGTGGGCGCCCCGCGGCGACGGCGTCCGCATCGCGCCGAGCACGACCGCGCACACCGGATCCGGCAGCCTGCTCGTGACGGACCGCACGCAGGAGTGGCACGGCGCCGCGCTCGACGTCACGTCGTCCCTGCCCGTCGGCCAGCAGGTCGAGGTCACCGTCTGGGCGCGCCTCGCGCCGGGGGAGGAGCCCGCGTCGCTCAAGGTCTCCGTGCAGCGGGACACCGGCGGCGGGAGCGGCTACGACGGCGTCGCCGGGGCGGCCGCCCGGGTCACCGCGGACTCCTGGACCGAGCTCACGGGCACGTACACGCTCGGCGGCCCGGTCGACAAGGCGCAGGTGTACGTGGAGGGCACCGTCGGCGCGGACTTCCTCATCGACGACTTCCAGCTCGGCGAGGCCGTGGCCACGCCCGTGCAGACCGACATCCCGGCGCTGAGGGACGTCCTCGGCGCGCGCGGCATCGAGCACGTGGGCGTCGCCGTCGACGGCCGCGAGACCGTGGGTGCCGGAGCGGATCTCGTGAGTCGCCAGTTCGACGCGATCACGCCCGAGAACGCCGGCAAGCCCGAGAGCGTCCAGCCGGAGGAGGGGCGGTTCACCTTCACCCAGATCGACCAGCTGCTCGACTTCGCCGACCGGACGGGTACGAAGGTCTACTACCACGTGCTGTTCTGGCACTCGCAGACGCCCGCGTGGTTCTTCCTCGACGGCGAGCGCCCGCTCACCGACAGCCCCGCCGACCAGGCGCTGCTGAAGGCGCGCATGGAGGCGCACGTGAAGGGCATCGCGGATCACGTCGCCGCCCGCTACCCCGACGGCGGCAGCCCGATCTGGGCCATGGACGTCGTCAACGAGGTCATCGACGACGGCCCCAACGACAACGCGCACGACATGCGCGACAGCCGCTGGTACCAGGTGCTGGGGGAGGGCTTCGTGGACGAGGGCTTCCGCCTCGCGCGCGCCCACTTCCCGGGCGTGAAGCTCTTCATCAACGACTACAACACGGAGCTGCCCACGAAGCGCGCCGACTACCTCGAGCTCATCTCCGCGCTCGTGGCGCGCGGCGTGCCGATCGACGGCGTCGGGCACCAGGCGCACGTCGACTTCGCCCGACCCGTCTCGTGGCTGCGCGACTCGATCCGCGCCGTCGAGCGCATCGACACGCGCCTGCTGCAGGCGATCACGGAGCTCGACGTCAACGCCTCGAACCAGAACGAGGGCGCCGACGTGAGCGGGGCGCCGCAGGATCCGTACACGCCGGTCTACGCGGACGACGCCCAGGCGGCGGCCGAGGTCGGGTACTACTACCGCGACCTGTTCCAGATGATCCGCCAGCAGTCGGCGTCGATCGACTCGGTCACCTTCTGGGGCGTGAGCAACGCGCGCAGCTGGCTGCGCACGTGGCCGATCGCGCGTCCGTGGGAGCAGCCGCTGCCGTTCGACGACGACCTGCAGGCCGCGCCCGCGTACTGGGGCATCGTGGATCCGAAGCAGCTGCCGGCGCGTCCGGCGGACCTGTCGGCGCCGCGCATCGCGGACGTGGACGACATCACCGCGGTCGCGACGAAGGCGACCGGCGTGCGCGTCCCGTACGCGCTGCCGTCCGCCATCGACACGCGCGACGGGAACGTGCGGGTGGTGTGCGCGCCGCCCCGCAGCGGGATCTTCCCCGTCGGGACCACCACGGTCACCTGCACCGCCGGGGACCGCGCCGGGAACGTCCGCACGAGCGACTTCGACGTGATCGTGACGCGCGCGGGCTCGTGA
- a CDS encoding SDR family oxidoreductase — MTTQTRPVAVTGVTGAVGGAVARHLADAGIPQRMLARTPARAPELPGATVHEVSYGDHPATVAALRGTSTLLMVSAAEDEHRLAQHVAFVDAAADAGVRHVVYTSFAGAAPDATFTLARDHHATEERIRASGMAWTFLRDAFYIDFVSQLVGEDGVIRGPAGEGRVAAVTRADVAEVAATILRDPEPHAGATYELTGPEALTMGEIAATVASAEGRAVTYRDETLEEARASRAVWGAPEWQLDAWISTYTAMAAGEMGRVSDDVERILGRRPTSLGEFLASAGRDGSGSARPA; from the coding sequence ATGACCACGCAGACCCGGCCCGTCGCGGTCACCGGCGTCACCGGCGCCGTCGGGGGAGCGGTGGCCCGCCACCTCGCCGACGCGGGGATCCCGCAGCGCATGCTCGCCCGGACCCCCGCCCGAGCGCCCGAGCTGCCCGGCGCCACCGTGCACGAGGTGTCCTACGGCGACCATCCGGCCACCGTCGCGGCGCTCCGCGGAACCTCGACGCTCCTGATGGTGTCGGCCGCCGAGGACGAGCACCGGCTCGCGCAGCACGTCGCGTTCGTCGACGCGGCCGCGGACGCCGGCGTCCGCCACGTGGTCTACACGTCGTTCGCGGGCGCGGCCCCCGACGCGACCTTCACCCTGGCTCGCGACCACCATGCGACCGAGGAGCGGATCCGCGCGTCCGGCATGGCGTGGACCTTCCTGCGGGACGCGTTCTACATCGACTTCGTGAGCCAGCTCGTGGGGGAGGACGGCGTGATCCGCGGTCCCGCCGGCGAGGGACGGGTGGCCGCGGTCACGCGCGCCGACGTCGCCGAGGTGGCGGCGACGATCCTCCGCGACCCGGAGCCCCACGCGGGCGCCACCTACGAGCTGACCGGACCCGAAGCGCTGACGATGGGGGAGATCGCCGCGACCGTGGCGTCCGCCGAGGGGCGCGCGGTCACGTACCGCGACGAGACCCTCGAGGAGGCGCGCGCGTCGCGGGCCGTCTGGGGCGCGCCCGAGTGGCAGCTCGACGCGTGGATCAGCACGTACACGGCGATGGCCGCCGGGGAGATGGGGCGCGTGAGCGACGACGTCGAGCGGATCCTCGGTCGCCGGCCCACCAGCCTGGGGGAGTTCCTGGCGTCCGCGGGCCGGGACGGGAGCGGGTCCGCGCGCCCCGCCTGA
- a CDS encoding endo-1,4-beta-xylanase gives MTPVPSRHVASVPPTPSLPDADLRRRPGRGLAALASAAALVTAVAVGVPAGSASAAAPSTPVPGMQVPALKDVLGSAGIEHVGVAMGGDEVRGTSAALIQRHFNALTPENAGKADAIQPVEGRFDFTGIDQLLDFADAHGMKMYFHVDFWMPQTPAWFFLDHGRPLTNSPADQALLRARMEAHVKAISDHIASRYPKGGSPIWAMDVVNEVIDDGPNGNPHHMKDTRWFQVLGEGFVDEGFRLAKRYFPGVKLFINDYNTDVPSKRTDYLGLISDLLKRGVPVEGVSHQAHVGIRSSVAELRTSIEAVKALDPDLLEAISELDVSASQAAATGNSQNRNHTAPIYSNPDDTAAAVGWFYRDLFTMIRQEAGDLESVTFWGSDNSRSWLRGGSIDQPWERPLPFGDHQEAMPAYWGIVDPSRLPARPPLPKG, from the coding sequence ATGACCCCCGTCCCGTCCCGTCACGTCGCATCCGTCCCCCCGACGCCGTCCCTCCCGGACGCCGACCTCCGCCGTCGCCCCGGCCGCGGCCTCGCCGCCCTCGCGTCGGCCGCCGCCCTCGTCACCGCCGTCGCCGTCGGCGTCCCCGCCGGATCCGCATCCGCCGCCGCACCCAGCACGCCGGTCCCCGGCATGCAGGTCCCCGCGCTCAAGGACGTCCTCGGCAGCGCCGGCATCGAGCACGTCGGCGTGGCGATGGGCGGCGACGAGGTCCGGGGCACCTCGGCCGCCCTCATCCAGCGCCACTTCAACGCCCTGACGCCGGAGAACGCCGGCAAGGCCGACGCGATCCAGCCCGTCGAGGGCCGCTTCGACTTCACCGGCATCGACCAGCTGCTCGACTTCGCCGACGCGCACGGCATGAAGATGTACTTCCACGTCGACTTCTGGATGCCGCAGACGCCCGCCTGGTTCTTCCTCGACCACGGCCGCCCGCTCACGAACAGCCCGGCCGACCAGGCGCTGCTCAGGGCGCGCATGGAGGCGCACGTGAAGGCGATCTCCGACCACATCGCCTCCCGCTACCCGAAGGGCGGCAGCCCCATCTGGGCGATGGACGTCGTCAACGAGGTCATCGACGACGGCCCGAACGGCAACCCGCACCACATGAAGGACACGCGCTGGTTCCAGGTGCTGGGCGAGGGCTTCGTCGACGAGGGCTTCCGGCTCGCGAAGAGGTACTTCCCGGGCGTCAAGCTCTTCATCAACGACTACAACACCGACGTGCCGAGCAAGCGCACCGACTACCTCGGCCTCATCTCCGACCTCCTGAAGCGCGGCGTCCCCGTCGAGGGCGTGTCGCACCAGGCCCACGTGGGCATCCGCAGCTCCGTCGCGGAGCTCCGCACGTCGATCGAGGCCGTGAAGGCGCTCGACCCGGACCTCCTCGAGGCCATCTCCGAGCTCGACGTCAGCGCCTCCCAGGCGGCCGCGACCGGCAACAGCCAGAACCGGAACCACACGGCGCCGATCTACTCGAACCCGGATGACACGGCCGCGGCGGTCGGCTGGTTCTACCGCGATCTGTTCACGATGATCCGGCAGGAGGCGGGCGACCTCGAGTCGGTCACCTTCTGGGGGTCGGACAACTCGCGCAGCTGGCTGCGCGGGGGCTCGATCGACCAGCCGTGGGAGCGACCGCTCCCGTTCGGCGACCACCAGGAGGCCATGCCCGCGTACTGGGGCATCGTGGATCCGAGCCGCCTCCCGGCGCGACCGCCGCTGCCGAAGGGCTGA
- a CDS encoding SAM-dependent methyltransferase, whose translation MLDLGCGDGSWLLRALRREPSLRAVGVDHSDAGFDRVRAQAAREGLADRLELVRADARSWTSPEEFDVVLCIGASHAFGGLEPTLAATGICARAAERSSASASGSSRPPRRSSTCSVPGRTTTATSPRPSRSRPRAGGCPCTGTSAPSRSGTTTSGPGRARSLGGPRSTPTTRTAAR comes from the coding sequence GTGCTCGACCTCGGGTGCGGTGACGGCAGCTGGCTGCTGCGGGCCCTCCGCCGGGAGCCGTCCCTGCGCGCCGTGGGGGTCGACCACTCCGACGCGGGCTTCGACCGGGTGCGCGCCCAGGCCGCGCGCGAGGGCCTCGCCGATCGCCTCGAGCTCGTCCGCGCCGACGCGCGCTCGTGGACCTCCCCCGAGGAGTTCGACGTCGTCCTCTGCATCGGCGCGTCGCACGCGTTCGGCGGGCTCGAACCGACGCTGGCCGCGACGGGCATCTGCGCCCGGGCGGCCGAGCGCTCGTCGGCGAGTGCTTCTGGGAGCAGCCGCCCACCCCGCAGGTCCTCGACCTGCTCGGTGCCCGGCCGGACGACTACGGCGACCTCGCCGCGACCGTCGAGATCGCGGCCTCGGGCGGGTGGGTGCCCCTGCACGGGCACGTCAGCACCCTCGAGGAGTGGGACGACTACGAGTGGTCCTGGACGGGCGCGCTCGCTCGGTGGGCCTCGGAGCACCCCGACGACCCGGACAGCCGCCAGGTGA
- a CDS encoding NUDIX hydrolase: MTDGEATRHIRDTARILLVDERDRLLLFLTNYSVNVDLPPRWLTPGGGIDPGETPAVAARRELFEETGLRVDSVGEPVWEHDYARRRIDGGLDVGHSTFYLVRTDAFAPVSDNWMPDEFDDIHAHRWFALEELATTTDPVEPAELVDFVRGVLSRGA, from the coding sequence ATGACCGACGGCGAGGCGACCCGGCACATCCGGGACACCGCGCGGATCCTGCTGGTCGACGAGCGCGACCGGCTGCTGCTCTTCCTCACGAACTACTCCGTGAACGTGGACCTGCCGCCGCGCTGGCTGACGCCCGGCGGCGGCATCGACCCGGGCGAGACGCCGGCCGTCGCGGCCCGTCGCGAGCTGTTCGAGGAGACCGGGCTGCGGGTCGACTCGGTCGGCGAGCCCGTGTGGGAGCACGACTACGCGCGCCGCCGGATCGACGGCGGCCTCGACGTCGGCCACTCGACGTTCTACCTGGTGCGGACCGACGCGTTCGCGCCCGTGTCGGACAACTGGATGCCGGACGAGTTCGACGACATCCACGCGCACCGCTGGTTCGCCCTCGAGGAGCTCGCGACGACGACGGATCCCGTCGAACCCGCCGAGCTCGTGGACTTCGTGCGCGGGGTGCTGTCCCGGGGCGCCTGA
- a CDS encoding glycerophosphodiester phosphodiesterase, translating into MTSPPWFDGRVPRVLAHRGWTGSGAVENTLGAFLAAWDLGVTHLETDVHVTADGACVLWHDADLRRLTGRPGRVRDATLAELRALDLGSGARVATLAELLDALPGARVNVDVKGRDAPVAVARAIHAAGAVDRVLVTSFSGRRRRLAVSLLPGVATSADAGRLVLAVVGARLGLAPVVRLALRGLDAVQMPCRVLGIRTVSPAMVGRLARAVREVHVWTVDDPDEAVRLVEAGVHGVVTDRPDLVLAAFDGRDWDSPGNRTS; encoded by the coding sequence GTGACGTCCCCGCCCTGGTTCGACGGCCGCGTGCCGCGCGTTCTGGCGCACCGCGGGTGGACGGGATCCGGCGCCGTGGAGAACACGCTCGGCGCGTTCCTGGCCGCCTGGGACCTCGGGGTCACTCACCTGGAGACCGACGTGCACGTCACCGCGGACGGCGCCTGCGTGCTCTGGCACGACGCCGACCTCCGCCGCCTCACGGGCCGCCCCGGACGCGTGCGGGACGCGACGCTCGCCGAGCTGCGCGCGCTCGACCTCGGATCCGGCGCCCGCGTCGCCACGCTCGCCGAGCTGCTCGACGCGCTGCCGGGAGCGCGCGTGAACGTCGACGTGAAGGGCCGCGATGCCCCGGTCGCCGTCGCGCGCGCGATCCACGCGGCAGGCGCCGTCGACCGGGTGCTCGTCACCTCGTTCTCGGGCCGGCGGCGACGGCTCGCGGTCTCCCTCCTCCCCGGCGTCGCGACCTCCGCCGACGCCGGCCGGCTCGTGCTCGCGGTCGTCGGCGCACGCCTGGGCCTCGCGCCCGTCGTCCGCCTGGCGCTCCGCGGCCTCGACGCCGTGCAGATGCCCTGCCGCGTGCTCGGGATCCGCACCGTCTCCCCCGCGATGGTCGGCCGGCTCGCCCGCGCCGTCCGCGAGGTGCACGTGTGGACGGTCGACGACCCCGACGAGGCGGTGCGCCTGGTGGAGGCCGGCGTCCACGGCGTCGTCACCGATCGCCCCGACCTGGTGCTCGCCGCGTTCGACGGCAGGGACTGGGATTCGCCTGGGAACCGGACGTCCTGA
- a CDS encoding SDR family oxidoreductase translates to MSTVDEIRPFAPDELRGKRALVTGSSRGIGADTVAYLADAGADVVVNYRNKAARAEKLVAKLVEGGTKAIAVGADLTDPASVDRLMDTVRSELGGLDVLVLNASGGMESGMAEDYAMTLNRDAQLNVLRSALPLMSEGGRVVFVTSHQAHFIRTTPTMPEYEGVARSKRAGEDALRELLPELDERGIGFVVVSGDMIEGTITATLLGRLNPEAIQQRKEASGGLYNVSQFAAEVARAVVDPIPADHTRLVGDTSSFQPE, encoded by the coding sequence GTGAGCACCGTCGACGAGATCCGCCCCTTCGCGCCCGACGAGCTCCGGGGGAAGCGCGCGCTCGTCACCGGCTCCTCGCGCGGCATCGGCGCCGACACCGTGGCGTACCTCGCCGACGCGGGCGCCGACGTCGTCGTCAACTACCGCAACAAGGCCGCCCGCGCCGAGAAGCTCGTGGCCAAGCTCGTGGAGGGCGGGACGAAGGCCATCGCGGTGGGGGCCGACCTCACGGATCCCGCGTCCGTCGACCGCCTGATGGACACCGTCCGCTCCGAGCTCGGCGGCCTCGACGTGCTCGTCCTCAACGCGTCCGGCGGCATGGAGAGCGGCATGGCGGAGGACTACGCCATGACCCTCAACCGCGACGCGCAGCTGAACGTGCTGCGGAGCGCGCTGCCGCTGATGTCCGAGGGCGGCCGCGTCGTCTTCGTCACGAGCCACCAGGCGCACTTCATCCGCACCACCCCGACCATGCCCGAGTACGAGGGCGTCGCCCGCAGCAAGCGCGCGGGGGAGGACGCCCTCCGCGAGCTCCTGCCCGAGCTCGACGAGCGCGGCATCGGCTTCGTCGTCGTGTCCGGCGACATGATCGAGGGCACCATCACGGCGACGCTCCTCGGGCGCCTCAACCCCGAGGCGATCCAGCAGCGCAAGGAGGCGTCCGGCGGCCTCTACAACGTGTCGCAGTTCGCGGCCGAGGTCGCGCGCGCGGTCGTCGATCCGATCCCTGCGGACCACACCCGTCTCGTGGGCGACACGAGCAGCTTCCAGCCCGAGTGA
- a CDS encoding SDR family NAD(P)-dependent oxidoreductase: MHDTTRLPITVRSPAAATTALVTGANSGIGFQTARQLIDHGVTVWIGARDRERGRRACAQLGSGAQPVEIDVTDTGSVAAAAELVRELDVLVNNAGVNPGGDDITGTSLEQLRAAYETNVFGLIAVTQAFLPALRRSAHARIVNVSSGTGSLTWNSGPNPQFDWERVQGGGVAYRSSKTAVNAVTLLTAQALGDGIKVNALAPGLRRTSIVPGMSTGGDPAEAASGAVRLALLPDDGPTGGLWSWDSTRVPW; this comes from the coding sequence ATGCACGACACCACCCGCCTTCCGATCACGGTCCGCTCCCCCGCGGCGGCGACCACAGCACTCGTCACGGGCGCGAACAGCGGCATCGGATTCCAGACCGCCCGCCAGCTCATCGACCACGGGGTGACGGTGTGGATCGGCGCCCGCGACCGCGAACGGGGGCGACGGGCCTGTGCGCAGCTGGGCTCCGGCGCGCAGCCCGTGGAGATCGACGTCACGGATACCGGGTCGGTCGCCGCAGCGGCGGAGCTGGTACGGGAGCTGGACGTCCTCGTCAACAACGCCGGCGTGAACCCGGGCGGCGACGACATCACGGGCACGTCGCTCGAGCAGCTCCGTGCCGCGTACGAGACCAACGTGTTCGGCCTCATCGCCGTGACGCAGGCGTTCCTGCCCGCGCTGCGGCGGTCCGCGCACGCGCGCATCGTCAACGTGTCCAGCGGGACGGGATCCCTCACGTGGAACAGCGGACCGAACCCGCAGTTCGACTGGGAGCGGGTGCAGGGAGGTGGCGTGGCCTACCGGAGCTCGAAGACCGCGGTCAACGCGGTGACCCTGCTCACGGCCCAGGCCCTGGGCGACGGCATCAAGGTCAACGCGCTCGCGCCCGGTCTGCGTCGCACGAGCATCGTGCCCGGCATGTCGACCGGCGGGGACCCGGCCGAGGCCGCGTCCGGCGCCGTGCGGCTCGCCCTGCTCCCCGACGACGGCCCGACGGGTGGCCTCTGGTCGTGGGACAGCACCCGCGTCCCGTGGTGA
- a CDS encoding TetR family transcriptional regulator, which translates to MAWDVEGTQRRLREAALVEFAANGYDGTTVASIAARSGVNKERLYSYFGDKQALWDVVLTMELERLATAVELTGLGLDDVGEFAGATYDYHAAHPELGRLLQWEGLRAGPPAHVEVRTAHYREKVAGFRDAQHDGVLDPGLDPAHLVFALIALAAWWQTVPQLAEMITGRGPDDEHERSARRRFVVEAAKRMAAPAHR; encoded by the coding sequence ATGGCCTGGGATGTCGAGGGGACGCAGCGTCGGCTCCGCGAGGCCGCGCTCGTCGAGTTCGCCGCCAACGGATACGACGGCACCACGGTGGCGTCCATCGCGGCGCGGTCCGGCGTCAACAAGGAGCGGCTCTACAGCTACTTCGGCGACAAGCAGGCGCTCTGGGACGTCGTGCTCACCATGGAGCTCGAGCGCCTCGCGACCGCCGTGGAGCTCACGGGGCTCGGATTGGACGACGTGGGGGAGTTCGCCGGTGCGACGTACGACTACCACGCGGCCCATCCCGAGCTCGGCCGCCTCCTGCAGTGGGAGGGGCTCCGAGCCGGTCCGCCGGCTCACGTCGAGGTCCGCACCGCGCACTACCGGGAGAAGGTGGCCGGCTTCCGGGACGCGCAGCACGACGGCGTGCTCGATCCGGGACTGGACCCGGCGCACCTGGTGTTCGCCCTGATCGCCCTGGCCGCGTGGTGGCAGACGGTGCCGCAGCTCGCCGAGATGATCACCGGCAGAGGACCCGACGACGAGCACGAGCGATCCGCCCGTCGACGCTTCGTGGTCGAGGCGGCGAAGCGGATGGCCGCACCGGCGCATCGCTGA